One genomic segment of Ricinus communis isolate WT05 ecotype wild-type chromosome 5, ASM1957865v1, whole genome shotgun sequence includes these proteins:
- the LOC8281316 gene encoding DNA mismatch repair protein MLH3 isoform X5, producing the protein MGTIKRLPESVRNSMRSGIILFDLTRVVEELVFNSLDAGASKVWVYVGAGTCYVKVVDDGCGISRDGLVLLGQRYVTSKLHHFADMDAANESFGFRGEALASISDVSLLEIITKARGRPNGYRKVLKGSKCLYLGVNDDRKDVGTTVVVRDLFYNQPVRRKCMQSSLKKVLDSVKKCILRIAFVHSKVSFKVIDIESEDELLYTRPSSALSLLMSSFGIEDLNFFHELDVSNGVLKLSGYISGPCNSLTIKAFQYVYINSRFVCKGPIHKLLNHLATKFESLDPWKANSIPQKGKRCRPQVCPAYILNLSCPLALYDLTFEPSKTHVEFKEWIPILNFIENSVQYLWTGSMTYGESLGCENDLRRKGGIWKEDDYFLEDSTQRSSDHVENHILDLDWQNGSIELRSLEMDESSEKAVSMDYHKFDDELEVTKMNEKPFLRSCSSRGNLPLDGSLFSSEDGLEFPVDGFKTKRRRVCPDENFDILKLDGKNYRFNMLPGTSQQHATSSQKFSAHSLAVDMLADFDSLSGASAKSISFCGELCVEEKGFGSGSLVHMDTSGSSCQSLNSEWCSLTSEALFRASSWGIDHFLDDSGYEGIDIPGKNASHGRFADNQGRNGSCSHRVRSKCSNQDNLISSCTSAALDFKDYADTSSALDFDDCAVTNKDINTFFSQRCNAHDVLSLEHPNISLPETGCLPLRFHSRGHKSHHDYELRESHFKFQDQEQDNFPKERSRRSQSAPPFYKHKRRFVSLNHHSMIKEGNAHDIHISTETDVSKHLYFQPNYAEDLMFCIRSDVKNRQESMMGMKETKEGESLKYLQNTWVDDSPVEGLHLKEIHKSTDYGSKWQNGCQQIANNNTSSKIDYQHDILDISSGFLYFAGNSLVPESLHKNCLEDAKVLQQVDNKFIPIVANGTLAIIDQHAADERIRLEELRQKVLCGEARTVTYLDVEKELILPEIGYQLLQNYAAQIRDWGWICNIQAHSGSFKKNLNILHQEPTVVTLLAVPCILDVNLSDGDLLEFLQQLADTDGSSTMPQSVLRVLNFKACRGAIMFGDSLLRSECALIVEELKKTSLCFQCAHGRPTTVPLVDLVELQKQIVKVGVLDGGSGELWHGLRRQELSFERAAQRLRSARS; encoded by the exons ATGGGGACTATTAAGCGATTGCCCGAATCAGTTCGTAATTCGATGCGTTCTGGGATTATATTGTTCGACTTGACACGTGTCGTCGAGGAGCTGGTTTTTAATAGCTTGGATGCTGGTGCTTCTAAG GTTTGGGTGTATGTAGGTGCTGGGACATGCTATGTTAAAGTAGTGGATGATG GATGTGGTATCTCTCGGGATGGATTGGTATTATTGGGACAAAGATACG TGACATCGAAGCTTCATCATTTCGCTGATATGGATGCTGCTAATGAGAGCTTTGGCTTCCGAGGAGAAGCATTGGCTTCTATATCTGATGTCTCTTTGTTAGAAATTATAACAAAAGCTCGTGGGAGGCCAAATGGATATCGAAAAGTCCTGAAG GGCTCAAAATGTTTGTATTTAGGAGTAAATGATGATAGAAAAGATGTTGGCACAACAG TTGTGGTTCGTGATCTGTTTTACAACCAACCTGTTCGCAGAAAGTGTATGCAAtcaag CCTCAAGAAGGTCTTGGACTCTGTCAAAAAATGCATACTTCGAATTGCTTTTGTGCATTCAAAGGTTTCCTTCAAAGTCATCGACATTGAAAG TGAGGATGAGCTTCTCTATACACGTCCTTCTTCTGCATTGTCATTATTAATGAGTAGCTTTGGGATTGAGGATCTCAACTTTTTTCATGAATTAGATGTTAGCAATGGCGTATTGAAGCTTTCCGGATATATATCTGGTCCTTGCAATAGTTTGACCATCAAG GCTTTCCAATATGTTT ACATCAACTCACGGTTTGTCTGCAAAGGTCCAATACATAAATTGCTAAATCACTTGGCCACTAAGTTTGAGAGTCTGGATCCTTGGAAAGCTAATAGCATACCtcaaaaaggaaagagatgTAGGCCTCAAGTTTGTCCAGCATATATTCTAAATCTAAGTTGTCCTCTGGCTCTCTATGATTTAACCTTTGAGCCATCAAAGACACATGTTGAATTTAAG GAATGGATACCTATACTTAATTTCATCGAGAATTCCGTTCAATACCTTTGGACGGGAAGTATGACTTATG GGGAGTCGTTAGGTTGTGAAAATGATTTACGCAGGAAAGGTGGAATCTGGAAGGAAG ACGATTATTTCTTGGAAGATAGTACACAAAGATCCAGTGATCATGTGGAAAACCATATCTTGGACTTAGATTGGCAAAATGGCTCCATTGAACTTAGATCTCTTGAAATGGATGAATCTTCAGAGAAGGCAGTGTCAATGGATTATCATAAATTTGATGATGAACTAGAGGTTACCAAGATGAATGAAAAGCCTTTCTTACGAAGTTGCTCCTCACGAGGAAACCTGCCACTTGATGGGTCTTTGTTTTCAAGTGAGGATGGTCTTGAATTTCCAGTTGATGGCTTCAAAACCAAAAGAAGGCGTGTTTGCCCTGATGAAAATTTTGACATCCTAAAGCTTGATGGCAAAAATTACAGATTTAATATGCTTCCTGGGACTTCACAGCAGCATGCAACATCCTCTCAGAAGTTTTCTGCACATAGCTTGGCAGTTGACATGCTTGCAGATTTTGATAGTCTATCAGGAGCTTCAGCAAAGTCAATCTCATTTTGTGGGGAGCTTTGTGTTGAGGAGAAAGGTTTTGGATCTGGTTCACTGGTACATATGGATACTTCTGGCTCAAGCTGCCAGTCCCTGAATTCTGAATGGTGTTCTCTAACTTCTGAGGCCTTATTTCGGGCCTCGTCTTGGGGTATTGATCATTTCCTAGATGATAGTGGATATGAAGGGATCGACATACCGGGTAAAAATGCAAGTCACGGTCGTTTTGCAGATAATCAAGGAAGGAATGGCAGCTGTAGCCACCGTGTTAGGTCAAAGTGCTCTAACCAAGATAATCTCATCTCAAGTTGTACAAGTGCTGCTTTGGATTTTAAGGATTATGCTGATACTAGCTCTGCATTAGATTTTGATGACTGTGCTGTTACTAATAAAGATATCAACACATTTTTCTCCCAAAGATGCAATGCACATGATGTATTATCTCTAGAACATCCTAACATATCACTTCCAGAGACTGGATGTTTACCTTTACGTTTCCATTCTAGAGGTCATAAGAGTCATCATGACTATGAACTCAGAGAAAgccattttaaatttcaagatCAGGAACAAGATAATTTTCCTAAAGAACGCTCCAGAAGAAGCCAATCAGCTCCACCATTTTACAAACACAAGAGAAGGTTTGTTTCCTTGAATCATCATTCTATGATCAAAGAGGGAAATGCTCATGATATCCATATTTCTACAG AAACTGATGTTTCGAAGCATCTATATTTTCAGCCAAATTATGCAGAGGATTTAATGTTCTGCATCAG ATCCGATGTGAAGAACAGACAAGAAAGTATGATGGGCATGAAAGAAACTAAAGAAGGTGAAAGCTTGAAATACTTGCAGAATACCTGGGTCGATGATTCTCCAGTTGAAG gtcTACATCTGAAGGAAATTCACAAATCTACAGATTATGGATCCAAGTGGCAGAATGGCTGTCAACAAATTGCA AACAACAATACATCAAGCAAAATTGATTATCAGCACGATATACTTGACATCTCTTCAGGATTCTTGTATTTTGCTGGCAATTCGTTAGTACCAGAATCTTTACATAAGAATTGCCTTGAGGATGCCAAAGTTCTTCAACAAGTGGACAACAAATTCATCCCAATTGTGGCGAATGGGACACTTGCTATTATAGACCAG CATGCTGCAGATGAAAGAATTCGATTAGAAGAACTCCGCCAAAAG GTATTATGTGGGGAGGCAAGAACAGTTACCTATCTGGATGTTGAAAAAGAGCTG ATCCTTCCAGAGATAGGGTATCAGCTGCTTCAAAACTATGCTGCGCAAATAAGAGATTGGGGGTGGATCTGCAATATTCAGGCTCATTCTGGAAGCTTTAAGAA GAATTTGAACATTCTCCACCAGGAGCCTACTGTGGTCACTCTTCTTGCG GTGCCCTGCATTTTAGATGTTAATTTATCTGATGGAGACCTATTAGAATTCCTTCAGCAG CTTGCAGATACAGATGGTTCTTCTACAATGCCTCAATCTGTTCTTCGTGTCCTAAATTTTAAAGCATGCAGGG gTGCTATCATGTTTGGAGATTCTTTGCTACGGTCAGAATGCGCACTCATCGTTGAAGAGCTAAAGAAGACTTCACTTTGTTTTCAA TGTGCTCATGGGCGACCAACTACTGTGCCCCTTGTTGACTTGGTGGAGCTTCAAAAGCAGATAGTTAAAGTTGGGGTTCTAGATGGTGGTTCTGGTGAGTTATGGCACGGGTTACGACGACAGGAACTCAGTTTTGAACGTGCCGCACAGCGTTTACGCTCTGCTAGAAGTTAG
- the LOC8281316 gene encoding DNA mismatch repair protein MLH3 isoform X1: protein MGTIKRLPESVRNSMRSGIILFDLTRVVEELVFNSLDAGASKVWVYVGAGTCYVKVVDDGCGISRDGLVLLGQRYVTSKLHHFADMDAANESFGFRGEALASISDVSLLEIITKARGRPNGYRKVLKGSKCLYLGVNDDRKDVGTTVVVRDLFYNQPVRRKCMQSSLKKVLDSVKKCILRIAFVHSKVSFKVIDIESEDELLYTRPSSALSLLMSSFGIEDLNFFHELDVSNGVLKLSGYISGPCNSLTIKAFQYVYINSRFVCKGPIHKLLNHLATKFESLDPWKANSIPQKGKRCRPQVCPAYILNLSCPLALYDLTFEPSKTHVEFKEWIPILNFIENSVQYLWTGSMTYGESLGCENDLRRKGGIWKEDLIENNEFARDKHEIKKHKPCNYLPSPQFKMLAQNDVADDYFLEDSTQRSSDHVENHILDLDWQNGSIELRSLEMDESSEKAVSMDYHKFDDELEVTKMNEKPFLRSCSSRGNLPLDGSLFSSEDGLEFPVDGFKTKRRRVCPDENFDILKLDGKNYRFNMLPGTSQQHATSSQKFSAHSLAVDMLADFDSLSGASAKSISFCGELCVEEKGFGSGSLVHMDTSGSSCQSLNSEWCSLTSEALFRASSWGIDHFLDDSGYEGIDIPGKNASHGRFADNQGRNGSCSHRVRSKCSNQDNLISSCTSAALDFKDYADTSSALDFDDCAVTNKDINTFFSQRCNAHDVLSLEHPNISLPETGCLPLRFHSRGHKSHHDYELRESHFKFQDQEQDNFPKERSRRSQSAPPFYKHKRRFVSLNHHSMIKEGNAHDIHISTETDVSKHLYFQPNYAEDLMFCIRSDVKNRQESMMGMKETKEGESLKYLQNTWVDDSPVEGLHLKEIHKSTDYGSKWQNGCQQIANNNTSSKIDYQHDILDISSGFLYFAGNSLVPESLHKNCLEDAKVLQQVDNKFIPIVANGTLAIIDQHAADERIRLEELRQKVLCGEARTVTYLDVEKELILPEIGYQLLQNYAAQIRDWGWICNIQAHSGSFKKNLNILHQEPTVVTLLAVPCILDVNLSDGDLLEFLQQLADTDGSSTMPQSVLRVLNFKACRGAIMFGDSLLRSECALIVEELKKTSLCFQCAHGRPTTVPLVDLVELQKQIVKVGVLDGGSGELWHGLRRQELSFERAAQRLRSARS, encoded by the exons ATGGGGACTATTAAGCGATTGCCCGAATCAGTTCGTAATTCGATGCGTTCTGGGATTATATTGTTCGACTTGACACGTGTCGTCGAGGAGCTGGTTTTTAATAGCTTGGATGCTGGTGCTTCTAAG GTTTGGGTGTATGTAGGTGCTGGGACATGCTATGTTAAAGTAGTGGATGATG GATGTGGTATCTCTCGGGATGGATTGGTATTATTGGGACAAAGATACG TGACATCGAAGCTTCATCATTTCGCTGATATGGATGCTGCTAATGAGAGCTTTGGCTTCCGAGGAGAAGCATTGGCTTCTATATCTGATGTCTCTTTGTTAGAAATTATAACAAAAGCTCGTGGGAGGCCAAATGGATATCGAAAAGTCCTGAAG GGCTCAAAATGTTTGTATTTAGGAGTAAATGATGATAGAAAAGATGTTGGCACAACAG TTGTGGTTCGTGATCTGTTTTACAACCAACCTGTTCGCAGAAAGTGTATGCAAtcaag CCTCAAGAAGGTCTTGGACTCTGTCAAAAAATGCATACTTCGAATTGCTTTTGTGCATTCAAAGGTTTCCTTCAAAGTCATCGACATTGAAAG TGAGGATGAGCTTCTCTATACACGTCCTTCTTCTGCATTGTCATTATTAATGAGTAGCTTTGGGATTGAGGATCTCAACTTTTTTCATGAATTAGATGTTAGCAATGGCGTATTGAAGCTTTCCGGATATATATCTGGTCCTTGCAATAGTTTGACCATCAAG GCTTTCCAATATGTTT ACATCAACTCACGGTTTGTCTGCAAAGGTCCAATACATAAATTGCTAAATCACTTGGCCACTAAGTTTGAGAGTCTGGATCCTTGGAAAGCTAATAGCATACCtcaaaaaggaaagagatgTAGGCCTCAAGTTTGTCCAGCATATATTCTAAATCTAAGTTGTCCTCTGGCTCTCTATGATTTAACCTTTGAGCCATCAAAGACACATGTTGAATTTAAG GAATGGATACCTATACTTAATTTCATCGAGAATTCCGTTCAATACCTTTGGACGGGAAGTATGACTTATG GGGAGTCGTTAGGTTGTGAAAATGATTTACGCAGGAAAGGTGGAATCTGGAAGGAAG ATTTGATAGAGAATAATGAATTTGCAAGAGATAAGCATGAGATAAAAAAACACAAGCCCTGTAATTATCTTCCTTCTCCCCAATTCAAGATGCTAGCTCAAAATGATGTAGCAg ACGATTATTTCTTGGAAGATAGTACACAAAGATCCAGTGATCATGTGGAAAACCATATCTTGGACTTAGATTGGCAAAATGGCTCCATTGAACTTAGATCTCTTGAAATGGATGAATCTTCAGAGAAGGCAGTGTCAATGGATTATCATAAATTTGATGATGAACTAGAGGTTACCAAGATGAATGAAAAGCCTTTCTTACGAAGTTGCTCCTCACGAGGAAACCTGCCACTTGATGGGTCTTTGTTTTCAAGTGAGGATGGTCTTGAATTTCCAGTTGATGGCTTCAAAACCAAAAGAAGGCGTGTTTGCCCTGATGAAAATTTTGACATCCTAAAGCTTGATGGCAAAAATTACAGATTTAATATGCTTCCTGGGACTTCACAGCAGCATGCAACATCCTCTCAGAAGTTTTCTGCACATAGCTTGGCAGTTGACATGCTTGCAGATTTTGATAGTCTATCAGGAGCTTCAGCAAAGTCAATCTCATTTTGTGGGGAGCTTTGTGTTGAGGAGAAAGGTTTTGGATCTGGTTCACTGGTACATATGGATACTTCTGGCTCAAGCTGCCAGTCCCTGAATTCTGAATGGTGTTCTCTAACTTCTGAGGCCTTATTTCGGGCCTCGTCTTGGGGTATTGATCATTTCCTAGATGATAGTGGATATGAAGGGATCGACATACCGGGTAAAAATGCAAGTCACGGTCGTTTTGCAGATAATCAAGGAAGGAATGGCAGCTGTAGCCACCGTGTTAGGTCAAAGTGCTCTAACCAAGATAATCTCATCTCAAGTTGTACAAGTGCTGCTTTGGATTTTAAGGATTATGCTGATACTAGCTCTGCATTAGATTTTGATGACTGTGCTGTTACTAATAAAGATATCAACACATTTTTCTCCCAAAGATGCAATGCACATGATGTATTATCTCTAGAACATCCTAACATATCACTTCCAGAGACTGGATGTTTACCTTTACGTTTCCATTCTAGAGGTCATAAGAGTCATCATGACTATGAACTCAGAGAAAgccattttaaatttcaagatCAGGAACAAGATAATTTTCCTAAAGAACGCTCCAGAAGAAGCCAATCAGCTCCACCATTTTACAAACACAAGAGAAGGTTTGTTTCCTTGAATCATCATTCTATGATCAAAGAGGGAAATGCTCATGATATCCATATTTCTACAG AAACTGATGTTTCGAAGCATCTATATTTTCAGCCAAATTATGCAGAGGATTTAATGTTCTGCATCAG ATCCGATGTGAAGAACAGACAAGAAAGTATGATGGGCATGAAAGAAACTAAAGAAGGTGAAAGCTTGAAATACTTGCAGAATACCTGGGTCGATGATTCTCCAGTTGAAG gtcTACATCTGAAGGAAATTCACAAATCTACAGATTATGGATCCAAGTGGCAGAATGGCTGTCAACAAATTGCA AACAACAATACATCAAGCAAAATTGATTATCAGCACGATATACTTGACATCTCTTCAGGATTCTTGTATTTTGCTGGCAATTCGTTAGTACCAGAATCTTTACATAAGAATTGCCTTGAGGATGCCAAAGTTCTTCAACAAGTGGACAACAAATTCATCCCAATTGTGGCGAATGGGACACTTGCTATTATAGACCAG CATGCTGCAGATGAAAGAATTCGATTAGAAGAACTCCGCCAAAAG GTATTATGTGGGGAGGCAAGAACAGTTACCTATCTGGATGTTGAAAAAGAGCTG ATCCTTCCAGAGATAGGGTATCAGCTGCTTCAAAACTATGCTGCGCAAATAAGAGATTGGGGGTGGATCTGCAATATTCAGGCTCATTCTGGAAGCTTTAAGAA GAATTTGAACATTCTCCACCAGGAGCCTACTGTGGTCACTCTTCTTGCG GTGCCCTGCATTTTAGATGTTAATTTATCTGATGGAGACCTATTAGAATTCCTTCAGCAG CTTGCAGATACAGATGGTTCTTCTACAATGCCTCAATCTGTTCTTCGTGTCCTAAATTTTAAAGCATGCAGGG gTGCTATCATGTTTGGAGATTCTTTGCTACGGTCAGAATGCGCACTCATCGTTGAAGAGCTAAAGAAGACTTCACTTTGTTTTCAA TGTGCTCATGGGCGACCAACTACTGTGCCCCTTGTTGACTTGGTGGAGCTTCAAAAGCAGATAGTTAAAGTTGGGGTTCTAGATGGTGGTTCTGGTGAGTTATGGCACGGGTTACGACGACAGGAACTCAGTTTTGAACGTGCCGCACAGCGTTTACGCTCTGCTAGAAGTTAG
- the LOC8281316 gene encoding DNA mismatch repair protein MLH3 isoform X7, with amino-acid sequence MGTIKRLPESVRNSMRSGIILFDLTRVVEELVFNSLDAGASKVWVYVGAGTCYVKVVDDGCGISRDGLVLLGQRYVTSKLHHFADMDAANESFGFRGEALASISDVSLLEIITKARGRPNGYRKVLKGSKCLYLGVNDDRKDVGTTVVVRDLFYNQPVRRKCMQSSLKKVLDSVKKCILRIAFVHSKVSFKVIDIESEDELLYTRPSSALSLLMSSFGIEDLNFFHELDVSNGVLKLSGYISGPCNSLTIKAFQYVYINSRFVCKGPIHKLLNHLATKFESLDPWKANSIPQKGKRCRPQVCPAYILNLSCPLALYDLTFEPSKTHVEFKEWIPILNFIENSVQYLWTGSMTYDDYFLEDSTQRSSDHVENHILDLDWQNGSIELRSLEMDESSEKAVSMDYHKFDDELEVTKMNEKPFLRSCSSRGNLPLDGSLFSSEDGLEFPVDGFKTKRRRVCPDENFDILKLDGKNYRFNMLPGTSQQHATSSQKFSAHSLAVDMLADFDSLSGASAKSISFCGELCVEEKGFGSGSLVHMDTSGSSCQSLNSEWCSLTSEALFRASSWGIDHFLDDSGYEGIDIPGKNASHGRFADNQGRNGSCSHRVRSKCSNQDNLISSCTSAALDFKDYADTSSALDFDDCAVTNKDINTFFSQRCNAHDVLSLEHPNISLPETGCLPLRFHSRGHKSHHDYELRESHFKFQDQEQDNFPKERSRRSQSAPPFYKHKRRFVSLNHHSMIKEGNAHDIHISTETDVSKHLYFQPNYAEDLMFCIRSDVKNRQESMMGMKETKEGESLKYLQNTWVDDSPVEGLHLKEIHKSTDYGSKWQNGCQQIANNNTSSKIDYQHDILDISSGFLYFAGNSLVPESLHKNCLEDAKVLQQVDNKFIPIVANGTLAIIDQHAADERIRLEELRQKVLCGEARTVTYLDVEKELILPEIGYQLLQNYAAQIRDWGWICNIQAHSGSFKKNLNILHQEPTVVTLLAVPCILDVNLSDGDLLEFLQQLADTDGSSTMPQSVLRVLNFKACRGAIMFGDSLLRSECALIVEELKKTSLCFQCAHGRPTTVPLVDLVELQKQIVKVGVLDGGSGELWHGLRRQELSFERAAQRLRSARS; translated from the exons ATGGGGACTATTAAGCGATTGCCCGAATCAGTTCGTAATTCGATGCGTTCTGGGATTATATTGTTCGACTTGACACGTGTCGTCGAGGAGCTGGTTTTTAATAGCTTGGATGCTGGTGCTTCTAAG GTTTGGGTGTATGTAGGTGCTGGGACATGCTATGTTAAAGTAGTGGATGATG GATGTGGTATCTCTCGGGATGGATTGGTATTATTGGGACAAAGATACG TGACATCGAAGCTTCATCATTTCGCTGATATGGATGCTGCTAATGAGAGCTTTGGCTTCCGAGGAGAAGCATTGGCTTCTATATCTGATGTCTCTTTGTTAGAAATTATAACAAAAGCTCGTGGGAGGCCAAATGGATATCGAAAAGTCCTGAAG GGCTCAAAATGTTTGTATTTAGGAGTAAATGATGATAGAAAAGATGTTGGCACAACAG TTGTGGTTCGTGATCTGTTTTACAACCAACCTGTTCGCAGAAAGTGTATGCAAtcaag CCTCAAGAAGGTCTTGGACTCTGTCAAAAAATGCATACTTCGAATTGCTTTTGTGCATTCAAAGGTTTCCTTCAAAGTCATCGACATTGAAAG TGAGGATGAGCTTCTCTATACACGTCCTTCTTCTGCATTGTCATTATTAATGAGTAGCTTTGGGATTGAGGATCTCAACTTTTTTCATGAATTAGATGTTAGCAATGGCGTATTGAAGCTTTCCGGATATATATCTGGTCCTTGCAATAGTTTGACCATCAAG GCTTTCCAATATGTTT ACATCAACTCACGGTTTGTCTGCAAAGGTCCAATACATAAATTGCTAAATCACTTGGCCACTAAGTTTGAGAGTCTGGATCCTTGGAAAGCTAATAGCATACCtcaaaaaggaaagagatgTAGGCCTCAAGTTTGTCCAGCATATATTCTAAATCTAAGTTGTCCTCTGGCTCTCTATGATTTAACCTTTGAGCCATCAAAGACACATGTTGAATTTAAG GAATGGATACCTATACTTAATTTCATCGAGAATTCCGTTCAATACCTTTGGACGGGAAGTATGACTTATG ACGATTATTTCTTGGAAGATAGTACACAAAGATCCAGTGATCATGTGGAAAACCATATCTTGGACTTAGATTGGCAAAATGGCTCCATTGAACTTAGATCTCTTGAAATGGATGAATCTTCAGAGAAGGCAGTGTCAATGGATTATCATAAATTTGATGATGAACTAGAGGTTACCAAGATGAATGAAAAGCCTTTCTTACGAAGTTGCTCCTCACGAGGAAACCTGCCACTTGATGGGTCTTTGTTTTCAAGTGAGGATGGTCTTGAATTTCCAGTTGATGGCTTCAAAACCAAAAGAAGGCGTGTTTGCCCTGATGAAAATTTTGACATCCTAAAGCTTGATGGCAAAAATTACAGATTTAATATGCTTCCTGGGACTTCACAGCAGCATGCAACATCCTCTCAGAAGTTTTCTGCACATAGCTTGGCAGTTGACATGCTTGCAGATTTTGATAGTCTATCAGGAGCTTCAGCAAAGTCAATCTCATTTTGTGGGGAGCTTTGTGTTGAGGAGAAAGGTTTTGGATCTGGTTCACTGGTACATATGGATACTTCTGGCTCAAGCTGCCAGTCCCTGAATTCTGAATGGTGTTCTCTAACTTCTGAGGCCTTATTTCGGGCCTCGTCTTGGGGTATTGATCATTTCCTAGATGATAGTGGATATGAAGGGATCGACATACCGGGTAAAAATGCAAGTCACGGTCGTTTTGCAGATAATCAAGGAAGGAATGGCAGCTGTAGCCACCGTGTTAGGTCAAAGTGCTCTAACCAAGATAATCTCATCTCAAGTTGTACAAGTGCTGCTTTGGATTTTAAGGATTATGCTGATACTAGCTCTGCATTAGATTTTGATGACTGTGCTGTTACTAATAAAGATATCAACACATTTTTCTCCCAAAGATGCAATGCACATGATGTATTATCTCTAGAACATCCTAACATATCACTTCCAGAGACTGGATGTTTACCTTTACGTTTCCATTCTAGAGGTCATAAGAGTCATCATGACTATGAACTCAGAGAAAgccattttaaatttcaagatCAGGAACAAGATAATTTTCCTAAAGAACGCTCCAGAAGAAGCCAATCAGCTCCACCATTTTACAAACACAAGAGAAGGTTTGTTTCCTTGAATCATCATTCTATGATCAAAGAGGGAAATGCTCATGATATCCATATTTCTACAG AAACTGATGTTTCGAAGCATCTATATTTTCAGCCAAATTATGCAGAGGATTTAATGTTCTGCATCAG ATCCGATGTGAAGAACAGACAAGAAAGTATGATGGGCATGAAAGAAACTAAAGAAGGTGAAAGCTTGAAATACTTGCAGAATACCTGGGTCGATGATTCTCCAGTTGAAG gtcTACATCTGAAGGAAATTCACAAATCTACAGATTATGGATCCAAGTGGCAGAATGGCTGTCAACAAATTGCA AACAACAATACATCAAGCAAAATTGATTATCAGCACGATATACTTGACATCTCTTCAGGATTCTTGTATTTTGCTGGCAATTCGTTAGTACCAGAATCTTTACATAAGAATTGCCTTGAGGATGCCAAAGTTCTTCAACAAGTGGACAACAAATTCATCCCAATTGTGGCGAATGGGACACTTGCTATTATAGACCAG CATGCTGCAGATGAAAGAATTCGATTAGAAGAACTCCGCCAAAAG GTATTATGTGGGGAGGCAAGAACAGTTACCTATCTGGATGTTGAAAAAGAGCTG ATCCTTCCAGAGATAGGGTATCAGCTGCTTCAAAACTATGCTGCGCAAATAAGAGATTGGGGGTGGATCTGCAATATTCAGGCTCATTCTGGAAGCTTTAAGAA GAATTTGAACATTCTCCACCAGGAGCCTACTGTGGTCACTCTTCTTGCG GTGCCCTGCATTTTAGATGTTAATTTATCTGATGGAGACCTATTAGAATTCCTTCAGCAG CTTGCAGATACAGATGGTTCTTCTACAATGCCTCAATCTGTTCTTCGTGTCCTAAATTTTAAAGCATGCAGGG gTGCTATCATGTTTGGAGATTCTTTGCTACGGTCAGAATGCGCACTCATCGTTGAAGAGCTAAAGAAGACTTCACTTTGTTTTCAA TGTGCTCATGGGCGACCAACTACTGTGCCCCTTGTTGACTTGGTGGAGCTTCAAAAGCAGATAGTTAAAGTTGGGGTTCTAGATGGTGGTTCTGGTGAGTTATGGCACGGGTTACGACGACAGGAACTCAGTTTTGAACGTGCCGCACAGCGTTTACGCTCTGCTAGAAGTTAG